In Gopherus evgoodei ecotype Sinaloan lineage unplaced genomic scaffold, rGopEvg1_v1.p scaffold_41_arrow_ctg1, whole genome shotgun sequence, the genomic window ttgagtataatggcgggcggaatcgcccgcactacaagTAcgatattaaaattgttatttttctcttttttttgtttttgccaaccgcaTAAAACTGAAACTGTGCaagttaaatgcgcgtaagatgtcACAGACTTGTACCTGCCCCTAGTACAGTATAAGGGTGTATCATATATATTACACCCCACAAacaataaagagtcctgtggcaccttatacactaacaaacgtattggagcatgagctttcgtggtgaatacccacttcgtcggatgcatgtcaatgATACAAAAAGATACCGTGGTATCTCTCCGAtccctttcaattaaaaaacaccCATTTTATTGCTGACATTAACAAGCCTGGGGGCAGGAAAGAATTCACCCACAAAGAAATGCACCTCATTTTACTCACCTAAACCATTTAACTGCCAAGCCTAGGTCTGCTATACAGCAGGTTCCATCCTTTTTCACTAGGATGTTCTTACTTTTCAGATCCCGGTGGGCAATAGCTGGCTTGACTTGAGTCCCGAAGATCTCCATGTGCAAGTGGCACAAGCCGCTAGCAGAAGAATAGGCCAGGTTTAGCATGGCTTTTGTATCCAAGGGAGTGGTTTTCAGATAATCATACAGGGAGCCATGCTCATGGTAGTCTGTGATAAGATACAGTTCGGTCAAAGTCCCCGTACATTTAATGTCCGCAGCAATGAACCctatggggagggaggaaatgttTTCAGATTAATATTTTTTGGGGCTTTTGAACACCACACACGACTCTACATTCTCTCTCATCCACTTGTGAGTTTCAGCTACAAAGTTCAACTTCTTTATTCTATCTATATTGTATTCAGTTAGTAAGGATATGAACCATGCCTGCATCAGCACATATTAAAAATGTGGATTATACTGCATGAAAAAAGTGTGCAACAATTACTCTGAGTGATTCCAAAGCTATATTAAGACCAGTTCAAGCTAAAGGTTATCACTGGTTTCTGTCTAATCCCCAGGTTAAAGGTTAAATTGTGATCGAGGGGGACAGGGACttcaccaaaaaaacaaaacaaaacaccctctcTGTCCTTTGCTTGTTCAAGGGAAGAGTCGAAGGAACCACTCAGTTAAGCAAGGTTGTcttatctcagaaaagatatactggcattaggaaaagttcagagaagggcaattaaaattattaggaggttggaacgggtcccacatgaggagaaattaaagaggctaggatttttcagcatggaaaagaggagactaagggggatgtaacagagatatataaaattatgagtgatgtggaggaagtagataaggaaaagttatttacttattcccataatacaagagctAGGGATcaccaaaatgaaattaatgggtggcaggtttaaaacaaataaaaggaagatgatcttcatgcagcacacagtccacctgtggaactccttgcctgaggagattgtgaaggctaggactataacagggtttaaaagagaactggataaattcatggaggttaagtccattaatggctgttagccaggatgggtaaggaatggggtccctagcctctgtttgtcagagggtggagatggatggcaggagagagatcatttgatcattacctgttaggttcactccctctgggccacctggcattggccactgtcagcagacaggatactgggatggatagacctttggtctgacccagtacggccgttcttatgttcctatgtctGCTCAGTTCTTGGTCACTCTAGGGACATAATTGTGTGGGGAAGGATCACACAAACATCCAGCAGCCACAAGGGAGACATACCTCCTGACGGCTCTCCCTAGCATAGCGTGGCTCCACATCACCCCCTACAGAGAGCTCTGTACAACGTGCATAACTGAGTTTTAAACAAATACCCTGAGAATGCCTTCAGTGTCTCTTCTTTTTCAGTTCCACATGGTGTCATTGTTAAATGTCAGTTCAGTGGCCTGGAGTTTGCTTTCTAAAAAAAGAACCCCAGACACCGGTGGGAAAAACAGGTGTATGGTTGTTGGGGATTACAACCTCCCAAAGCCAGTTACTCCCTATCTGCATGGAGACCCTTAAAACGATTTGCTTTTTGATATCTGCCCCATGGAGAGAAGCATATTGTGGTTAATGGCAAAGCATGGCAGGTGACAAAATGCATGAAGAAAAAGACATCAGCAAGTACAAAGTTATTAGCAAGAATAACTAAGAAACTTAAAACGGCATAATTTCTATCTTTTATTTCACTCACTCACCCAAAATGTTTTCATGCCTCAACAGGACAGTCTCGTAGATTTTAGTCTCTTTCAACCAGCTGGCCTCCTCAGTGGCGAAGAACACTTTTACAGCTACCTTTTCTTCACGCCACTTTCCCATCCAAACTTCTCCATAGCGACCTTTACCGGTCTGTTTCACCATCTCAATCTGCCTTGCTATAGTAATTTCGATCTGTTAAATCCCAAGAAATGTCGTTTAAATATACTCCACAACATGGGTTTCATCTCtctttgtccatctccttctctCATGCTAAAACATAGGAACCCTTGCACAAAGCTGGAATGCATGGgccacaagtcagatattaggaatggcaatatacagaaacatgtaggagaacacttcaacccccctggacacacaatagcagatttaaaggtagccatcctgcagcaaaaaaaacttcaggacaagacttcaaagagaaacctctgagcttcagttcagtTGCAAATTTGactccatcagctcaggattaaacaaagactgtgaatggctaaccaactacaaaagcagtttctcctcccttggtattcacacctcaactgctagaagagggcctcatcctccctgattaaaataacctcattatctctagatggattcttgcctgcatatttatacccgcctctggaaatttccattacatgcgtctgacaaagtgagtatccacacacgaaagcttatgctccaatactttttagtctataaggtgccacaggactctctgtgtGTATCTAAATTACATTCCTTTCTTACCATAGGGAAACTAGACCCACTTCCTGTGCTCTGAGACCATTGAGTCGAGTCTTTCAGGGTTTCCCCTTGAGCAAAGTAAGTCTCATcctgttcaactccaatgcagTAATGAGGTCTGGTGCTTGCCTTTTGTGCCTACGATTTTAGCGAAAATTAAATTAGTTGACAGTGCAATGAGGAACAGATGCTACACAGAAAACGCTACTCACATTTAATTTTTAGTCATTCAGAAGTCCCCAGCAATTACCCAAAGTACGAGCTAGTCTCATCAATGACTATTTTCTGATCTATTCGCAACATTAGAACGCTTTCGGTCTATGAAAGGGGATGACTATCATCTGCTGGGGAATCCAGCATAATTTTGCATCGCCAAGTACCAACTTTAAACCCCTAATTCAGAGAATAGTCCTAAAAACAGAGATGTAGTAAATCCCTCGCCTTTTAGTTATgaatgttgtgggttttttatgACCAAACAAAGGTATTGTTATGAATTTACCTGTGCTTTCTGAATCTCCCTGCCTCTTTGGGTAGAGTTTGTGAATTTGTGTCAACCTTGTGTACACTGGGTTAAAAGGGTTGTGAGCTTTATTTACTATAGCGTGTCTTTGCActattgttttctttaattttcagTGTATACTACTCTGTGTTGTTTCCCACTGGAAAGCTTTTTAGGACATACTTTCTATGAAGGATGCTATACAAAAGACCAACTATTTTATGGGACATTATATTGATGAGTTTGTGATTTTAACATTAACAAAATATACAATTTTTCCCTATAataaaaacaatgtgtttttaattgttcCCCAATTCCCtccctgttaatttttttttaattttacagttcataagccggggtgggggaggggaaagtgatGTTAGGAAGAAATCTGAAGCAGACAAAGTTGAAATACTTCCCACTTACCTGAAGTACCAGAATATGATGAGAAGTACCAGGAGTATATTGCAAACGATCACTGAGATCACCAAGGCCCTATGACCAATGTCTCCTTCAAcacaatctgatttaaaaaaatcaaaaaaagctTTGTACAATGGCTGTGTTTTTGTCTTAGAAGCCAACGCTGCTCTCTCACACCTGAGATGTCTTTCCCATTAGGTTGGGTGTAACATGCATTCTGCCTTCCTGGGGTTAGTTTCCCATGTAAAAAGACACACAAGAATTTATAACTATATTAAGCAAGAAAATTGTTCCCTTTCTTTTCTACTGCAGCATTGCGTAATGCAGCACTTGATTTCAGACCCATTTGAGGTGTTCCTTCTTTAGCTCTCATTGAACAGGGCAAACACAGCACATGGAACAGCAATCGAGGGCCTGACTGaccctgcagtctttactcagtcAAAGCTCTCACTGGTAACTCTAGTGCTTGTGACTGAGTTTGTAAGGGAGTATTTAGCCCTTCATGACCAATCCACTAACCCCCACCGCCTCAAACCTGGGATTTACACTCCTGTATCTTACGTATCTTGTCAGCTGGGACACAGACTTTGTCCTGTTTGATGACTCTTTATCTTAACTAGCTTTTATTAATTTCAGAAAGCCGAGAGTCTTAACAAAAGCAATTCCTATACCCAACTGTATCTACCCCAGCACAGAAGACATATAAGGGATGTCAAATCCCTGCTAGGGCATACAGCTAAAGTCCCTAACGTtatatttacatcagtgtaaggatgtctctctctctcacagcacTTTAGCaggaaaaattatttgttttttattcttgCAATTGTGGGAAAATGTATCACTGCAGATGAGCCATTCTTTAAAACCGCTTCAAAATGCAACATTACCAAGCAACACGTAAGATTTGtgattatataaaaataactgaaaagttTGAATTAATCCTTGCACGCTATACCCATTTTCTGCTCTAAAATTTAGCTGTCATCTCCAAATTTGTAGACGCATTTCAAACACACGTGTTGGACCATCGTGCATATTCTCATGCTGAAAACTGAAGAAATCCTGCACCATCTTCTTTTAAAACTGCAGAGTCTCAAAACTGTGAAACTTTAGCACATTCCCCACCTCCAGCCTGGTGTTCACTCTTAGGCAGATAAAGATGAGATTTTCTCAAGTCCTCACAATCTGATTGTCTTGCATCTTCCACACAAATGCTGAACACACAGTAAACTGTGACAATTCTAGCCTTATTGACTCACCCTGGAATAACACTATTATGTTTCAGATTTACGAgggcaggagtcagcaacctttcagaaatggtgtgccgagtctttatttattcactctaatttagggtttgcgtgccagtaatacatttgaacgtttttagaagatctttctataagtctataatatataactaaactattgttgtatgtaaagtaaataaggtgttTATaatctttaagaagcttcatttaaaattaaattaaaatgcagagccccctggaccagtggccaggacccgggcagtgtgaatatCAGCTTGTGTttcgccttcggcacatgtgccataggttgcctacccctgtactaggGTAATGAGACAAAGAGGATCCTAGGGGAATCTTGGCTTACTGTCATgcacttttcttttaaagatccacttccctctcccaccttTGCTTCCAActctttccttccctctccttcccatcaTGAGCAGAGATGACCTACCATTATCTGCCTTGTGAGCACATTGGTCATGTTTTAACCTGACATTACCTGGTCCTGGAGCATTAACAATGTAAACATTCAAGCAATGGCCATCGCCTTTGAAAGGAGACACCAACACAGGGCATATCAGGAAAAAAACCTAGAGCACATCATTCTCATTGGAGCAGCAGATTTCTACCTGAACTGTCACTCTGTGTGTGCCAGGAGCTGAAATTGAGAGCCCGCTGGGGAGTCCAGTTCTCTCTGTGAAAGAGGTGGCAGCTCAGGGGGCCAAGCTTCTATTTCATGGTTTGTTAGCAGTCTGGGTCTGCCGGTCATTTCCCTCTAAAGATGTGGCTTGGAACAGTTGAAGCTGTCACTGTCTATTGGCTCAGGAGAGGTTAAACAGAGTCTGCAGACTATAGGGGGAGAATTCTTCATACTCTGGAGACTAGGAAAATACATTTGCAGCATAGCCCTTGTAGGGTACAAAGTACAAAGTAGCGTCTCTCTGTCTTTTTGGTCATATGGGGCCAACGAAGCTGGCATCTGCCACAAGGTGCGGGATGTATCAGCTAGCATTCTGATCAATGGTAGGGCAAGCCTAGATAGGTCCGAGGGGGCCAGGATATCCACTACCGGATCTACATCTACCTTGATCTCCTCCACTTGGATCGCCAGGCTCTGAGCGTCACGCTTAAGTAGCTGCTGAAGCACCTGGTTGTCCTCTAGGGCTGGTGCCACTGACGTTGCCACAAGTGCCTCATCTGGCGAGGAAGAGGAGATGACCACCTGCAAAGGACCTTCCTCTGTACCCTCAGCctctgcagggctctgcagcaCACAGTACTCTGGTTATGTGGCTGGTGCAGATGTAGGATGCGGCACCGTGGCCGGTACCAGGGTCAACGCCAAACGACGAGGCGTGCTGGGCGGTGCCTGTGGCATCGGAAACATGGTCCCTGTCGGTGCTAGTATCTGATTAGGCGATGCCGGAGACCGACACAGACCTGGAGCACAGACCATGCACATGTCCCAGGGACTGACGgtaggcccagggagtccagaacAGCCACTGGGACGGCAGTTGCCACTATTGCTGCCACTATGCCGGGTAAGGTCATTAGCTTGCCTGAGAAGCCGAACTCCTGTTCCTCCATCTACTGGAGCGGTAGGATTCCGCCTTTGAGTCCGAGGTCTCCAAATAGGAGGACCGAGGGGGAACAGTAACCACTGTCACCGGGGAGTGGTGTCATGAGGCCAGGGAGTGCTCTCTCTGTGCCGGTGCTGCCGGAGCGGCACAAGGTGGGAACTGGGGCAACATCCTGGCCTGCTTGCCCCTTGATTGAATTGGGGGTAGGGCCGTGTCTAGCAGCTCTTTCCACAGGCGTGGGGAGGCCGGCCCTGGGAGGCTTAATAAGTCAGAGGCCACCTCGAACGCCTCCGGCGTCAATTTGGGATGCACATTCTCACTGAGGTCCGGGGATCTAGACCGGTCCGGACTCGACAGCACCCCCACCGGAGCAGCAGTCAACGGGACCTTGGGAGGGTCCGGTTGTGGCTCGGCTTGTCCCACCGCAGTCGTGGATGCCGCTGGCCTTTTAAGGTCCTGGTGGGGTGATTGGTCCGTCACCGGCCTCTTCTTTTTCACAGGCACTGGAGATGGTGATCGGTGCCACACGGAGGCCGATTTTCTATGTCCCGATTCTCTCCGATGCTGGGACTTAGAGATCTTAGACTGGGCCTCCTGTTTCGTTAGCGGTGCCAGAGCACTGTGCACCAAGGATGAGGTGCTGGGGGCCGGATTGGCAGGCTTAGGGTCCGAGTGTGGCTGTAaagccgcctccatcaggagcactctgagtctctgctctctgtcctTAAGAGTCCTGGGACTAAATCCCCTGCAGATACCGCACCGGTCTCTTTGGTGGCTCTCCCCGAGGCACCTCAAGCAGGATGAGTGCAGGTCACTCTTCGGCATAAACTTCACGCAGTCCATGCAGAGTTTAAACTCTGGGGACCCGGGCATGCCCTAGTGGGGCGACGAATATGTTGGGGGGGAAGCCCCCAACAACTATTAACTATCTAGAACTAACACTAACTCTAAACTATGAGAGAGGAAACAACTATATACACTTAAACGAGACACTGCTAGGCTTGCTGCAAGAGCAAGTGAAGTTCCAGCTAGCTGTCACCGGCGGTAAGaaggtggagggtcggcgggcccctaTATAGGGCACCATGGAGGCTATGCCAATGTCTATAAATGTCGTGCTTACCCAGGAActgctgtatttaaaaaaaaacaaatattgtacAACTTCTAACCCAAACTGGACATGCTTTTGTGCAGAGTGTTACTGTATTATTTGTTCTATAGCTCTGAAACACAGAGGTCATGGCGACGCCTAGACCTTATTCTCAGAGGGCCAGAATATCAGCGGCTATAAATCGTCAttagttccattggcttcagtggcactacactgatttatagcagctgaagatctggtcccaAGCGTCATTCAGAAACTGTTGTATAGCTACAAACTACAATCTTTTGAGACGACTGAGGGCatttgtgacgaagtgggaatgttcttgctgtATTATGGGAATGCTGAGTgaggagtattgacctgggaatgttgcaagggtgttttgctgggactggctgcattggggaagggaggacacctgaacatgtaacatgagaacccaggagggggcttggaggccaggtgacacctcttcCCAGGAacctggacaaaggacacaaaggctgggggaggagttggggagaggctgagtgagaggctggagggagtttcagtttggagctggctgggaaatggagaggggcgcccgacagggcttgggcttcccaccGGGGCTGTGatctccctggggccccagatggacctaactaaagggggtcctgttgtctgtaccggcaagacctgttttggactgcgttcctgttgtctaaataaaccttctgtgttactggctggctgagtgtcccggtgaatcgcaggaagtggggggtgcagagcCTGGTCTCCCCACATACTCTGtgacaccattcatgattgttATTCTATATTTGTATGGCATGAGCACCCAGAGGCCTCGGAAAGTCACCTCCGCTGCCccgctaagcactgtacaaagtaagagatagtccctgccccagcccaagctagactgtgagctctttggagcagaaacCAATCTTTTACTACGCCCAGTGCCTAGGGCAATGGGTCTCTGATCCTTGACTGATGCCTGTAGGCATGATGGGAATACAAACAGAGGTAAACACCAGCAACAACCAAGACGATACTGTTTCTGAATATTACCAGAACAGCTACACGatacaaaaaaaagttgtttttccaTGCAGGTCgtctaattttcttttcttttctaggaGAAGCACATGGACCTACTGATTTAAGGCtatattttcttcttcctcttaccGCTATTTCTCAGAGGTGGCAGCGCTGGGTGAAGGTTTTCATTGCAGAAATCTTTGTCTCTGCAGCACGCAATAGAAAGAGTTCTTCTCTCATGTATTATGAGCATATCCTGCAACAGAGAAAGTCACAGAGAACTGTGAGAGCAACTTGGTTCTTTTAAACAGACACTGTTGTTTGGGCGCTGGAGAAGGAGACAGACCTGACATGGGAAACAGCATCACACCTCCCAGAGCAAAGCAGACAGAATTTTGCCCCAAGGCCAAGATTTCCAGAAACAGATGCCTAACGTCAGGCGTGAATTCAGAGACTTTAGGATGTTCAgcattttggaaaatctggctACTTATTTAGTAAGCAGTTAGAAGCCTCATTTTAgactcctatttttgaaaatcttggctttagtGCATGATTCCCTTCATGTAGGGGCATCCTCAGATGGCTTAAAGCCAACATAGTCAACTCTGTCATCTattccccccagcaaaatagatTTGTGAAGGGCATgaagagggagcaggaggggacagAACACAGTGCACTATACTTTGGAGATATTTACTGGAATAATGGATCCTAGGAGTTTATTACAAGCAGGTGCAAATAAGAGCAACCC contains:
- the LOC115642538 gene encoding LOW QUALITY PROTEIN: bone morphogenetic protein receptor type-1B-like (The sequence of the model RefSeq protein was modified relative to this genomic sequence to represent the inferred CDS: inserted 1 base in 1 codon), whose translation is MVHGANGESTVPAPTQKPMWCRCNRHCRADSVNSTCRTDGYCFTTVEDEDSGGHTIASGCLHFEGLDIQCRDMLIIHERRTLSIACCRDKDFCNENLHPALPPLRNSDCVEGDIGHRALVISVIVCNILLVLLIIFWYFRHKRQXTRPHYCIGVEQDETYFAQGETLKDSTQWSQSTGSGSSFPMLIEITIARQIEMVKQTGKGRYGEVWMGKWREEKVAVKVFFATEEASWLKETKIYETVLLRHENILGFIAADIKCTGTLTELYLITDYHEHGSLYDYLKTTPLDTKAMLNLAYSSASGLCHLHMEIFGTQVKPAIAHRDLKSKNILVKKDGTCCIADLGLAVKWFSDKNGVDVPPKKLVGTKRYMAPEVLDKRLNRNRFQSYLMADMYSFGLILWEVARRCVSEGIVDKYQLPYHDLLPTDPSCKDMWEIVCRKKLRPALPSRWRSDECLRQMEKLMTECWAHDPASRLTALRVKKTLAKMMESRDITI